The following coding sequences are from one Paenibacillus sp. JDR-2 window:
- a CDS encoding Gfo/Idh/MocA family protein, with protein sequence MSNQQQQANHKKIGVGIIGASPSNPGWAVAAHIPAVQALPDFQLAAVSTSNPESAVAASEAFNVPGFDNYQDLIHHPEVDLVVIAINVQYHYDIARAAIEAGKMVYSEWPLAMSAEQAQDLADRAKEAGVRTFIGLQARYSPAIQHARDLIHQGYIGNVLATTLSGTALIWGPVTIRKFAYTYDVNSGATMLASAGLHAIDGLNYVLGDYDNVSAKLEVRHPEAQMADDGTTIKVTAPDHMAVIGTLESGVLATTLYRSGTSRDFDLRWEIIGTEGELVITADTNGNMQNTELKLRGGKGEDRTLSEIVIPSQYTEDIKAIPDGPARASNIGKFYASLAKDLRDGTNETPDFAHAVKRHKLYDTIMRASRTGVTQQVNNTNTH encoded by the coding sequence ATGTCGAATCAACAACAGCAAGCCAATCATAAAAAAATCGGTGTAGGTATTATCGGTGCAAGTCCGTCCAACCCAGGGTGGGCTGTCGCGGCGCACATCCCGGCGGTTCAAGCTTTGCCTGACTTCCAACTGGCTGCGGTGAGCACGAGCAATCCCGAATCCGCGGTTGCGGCGTCCGAGGCGTTCAACGTTCCGGGATTCGATAATTACCAGGACCTGATCCATCATCCTGAAGTCGACCTTGTCGTGATCGCAATTAACGTGCAATACCATTACGATATTGCTCGCGCCGCGATTGAAGCGGGCAAAATGGTGTACAGCGAATGGCCGCTCGCTATGTCCGCGGAACAAGCGCAAGACTTGGCGGACCGTGCCAAGGAAGCGGGCGTTCGAACGTTTATCGGACTGCAGGCGCGATATTCACCGGCGATTCAACATGCTCGCGATTTAATCCATCAAGGCTATATCGGCAACGTGCTCGCGACTACGCTATCCGGAACGGCTTTGATCTGGGGACCCGTCACGATCCGGAAATTCGCTTACACGTACGATGTGAACTCCGGCGCGACCATGTTGGCATCCGCAGGACTTCACGCCATTGATGGGCTGAATTACGTGCTCGGTGATTACGATAATGTGTCCGCGAAGCTGGAAGTTCGTCACCCCGAAGCTCAAATGGCTGACGATGGGACGACAATAAAAGTGACAGCTCCGGATCACATGGCCGTAATCGGCACGCTTGAGAGCGGCGTATTGGCGACGACCTTATACCGGAGTGGAACATCGCGGGACTTCGATTTGCGTTGGGAGATCATCGGTACGGAAGGCGAGCTTGTCATCACTGCGGATACCAACGGCAATATGCAAAATACCGAACTGAAATTGAGAGGCGGTAAAGGGGAAGACAGGACACTCAGCGAGATTGTCATTCCTAGCCAATATACCGAAGATATCAAAGCGATTCCAGATGGACCGGCAAGGGCGAGCAATATCGGGAAATTTTATGCCAGCCTGGCTAAAGATCTTCGCGATGGAACGAATGAAACGCCAGATTTCGCACATGCCGTCAAACGCCATAAGTTGTACGACACGATCATGAGGGCCTCCCGTACCGGAGTCACGCAACAAGTCAACAACACGAACACGCACTAA
- a CDS encoding TetR/AcrR family transcriptional regulator — MLERNLRKDAEERRQIILEKAAALFAEYGVEHVSMRQIAREAGVGQGTIYRSYTNKGELCWDLIGESCIQNYDRIQSFLSDHTSSPIKDRLETVLLYHLESLETHSPVLAAIQANSGGDEQQNVPFYSEHYESIHSVIVQLLNETATKNENLVLDAVFMADAIMATLRPDVYIFQRQHRGYSPEEIRNKLFHVFIEPLFHK, encoded by the coding sequence ATGTTGGAGCGAAACCTTCGCAAAGATGCGGAAGAACGTAGACAAATCATTTTAGAAAAAGCAGCTGCTTTGTTCGCGGAATATGGGGTCGAGCATGTCAGCATGCGTCAGATCGCGCGGGAAGCCGGGGTCGGCCAAGGCACGATTTACCGAAGCTATACGAACAAAGGGGAATTGTGCTGGGATCTCATCGGCGAAAGCTGCATCCAGAACTATGATCGAATCCAATCATTTTTAAGCGACCATACTTCCAGTCCTATTAAAGATCGTCTAGAAACCGTGCTTCTATATCATCTGGAATCGCTTGAGACGCATTCTCCCGTTCTAGCGGCCATCCAGGCAAACAGTGGTGGTGATGAGCAGCAAAACGTCCCTTTCTATTCGGAGCACTACGAGTCCATTCATTCGGTTATCGTCCAACTATTGAACGAGACCGCAACAAAAAACGAGAACCTCGTCCTTGATGCTGTTTTTATGGCGGATGCCATTATGGCAACACTACGTCCGGACGTTTATATTTTCCAAAGACAACATCGCGGCTATTCACCCGAAGAGATTAGAAACAAACTCTTTCACGTGTTCATCGAGCCGCTATTCCACAAGTGA
- a CDS encoding IS110 family transposase, with protein MKFKQSDAQNQRIQQITTSHLVIGIDMAKETHVAQATNFRGIVVSKRHLSFSNSIEGFEKLNRWMTELLQKQRLKRLIIGMEPTGHYWFNLANWLSDKGLHVVMVNPATTKRNKENRDNSPSKNDPKDALTIADSVSRGFYYEYTRQSLLFQRLKTIMSDREFWVTNSVRLQNRIVRWLDIRFPEYPSVFKDWTCKRSLATLKTFPCPQDLENYRVPDVIDAWRVHMQRAGGSTGFEKAAQLIARAKCSVGEQAAAEEAKADLRRLIEEFERVTTMLEQIEMDIEVLLSEIPMAQQLRTIKGLGKIFTAAILAGTGDLRQYAHGRQVMRKAGLNLAESSSGRRKGKIVLSKRGDSALRKYLYLATVQLVWNNPVFRHLHEHNVQEKKMKKQQSIFKLIGKLARILVGIVQRGEKFTPEKTVLTWSKAA; from the coding sequence ATGAAGTTTAAGCAATCAGACGCTCAAAATCAACGCATTCAACAAATTACCACCTCACATCTTGTCATAGGAATCGACATGGCCAAAGAAACGCATGTGGCACAAGCTACGAACTTCCGAGGAATCGTGGTTTCCAAGCGACATCTCTCATTCTCAAATAGCATTGAAGGCTTTGAAAAATTGAACCGTTGGATGACGGAGTTACTGCAAAAACAACGATTAAAGAGGCTCATTATCGGTATGGAACCAACCGGTCATTACTGGTTTAACCTAGCCAACTGGTTATCAGATAAGGGATTACACGTGGTTATGGTGAATCCAGCCACAACAAAGAGAAATAAAGAAAACCGAGATAATAGCCCATCAAAGAATGACCCTAAAGATGCGCTTACTATAGCAGACTCAGTTAGCCGGGGCTTCTATTACGAGTACACACGTCAATCATTATTGTTCCAACGGCTGAAGACAATAATGAGTGATCGGGAGTTCTGGGTGACTAATAGCGTACGGCTGCAGAACCGGATTGTACGTTGGCTGGACATTCGGTTTCCCGAATATCCGTCTGTATTCAAAGACTGGACTTGTAAGCGATCATTGGCAACCCTCAAAACCTTTCCATGCCCACAGGATCTCGAGAACTATAGAGTACCGGATGTCATTGACGCCTGGAGAGTGCATATGCAGCGAGCTGGGGGCTCAACAGGGTTTGAGAAGGCTGCACAACTTATCGCACGAGCGAAATGTAGTGTTGGAGAACAAGCCGCTGCAGAAGAAGCAAAAGCAGATTTAAGACGGCTCATCGAAGAATTTGAGCGTGTAACTACGATGCTCGAACAGATTGAAATGGACATCGAAGTACTGCTTTCAGAGATTCCTATGGCGCAGCAACTTCGTACCATAAAGGGACTTGGGAAGATTTTCACTGCGGCTATTTTAGCTGGTACTGGGGACCTGAGGCAATATGCGCATGGACGTCAGGTAATGCGTAAGGCTGGTTTAAATCTGGCTGAAAGTTCATCTGGTAGGCGTAAAGGTAAAATTGTTCTTTCAAAGCGAGGAGACTCTGCCTTGCGAAAATATCTCTATCTCGCAACTGTTCAACTCGTTTGGAATAACCCTGTTTTCCGCCATCTGCATGAGCATAATGTGCAAGAAAAGAAGATGAAAAAGCAGCAATCCATATTTAAGCTCATAGGGAAGTTGGCAAGAATTCTAGTCGGTATTGTTCAACGAGGAGAAAAGTTCACGCCAGAGAAAACCGTCTTGACCTGGTCAAAAGCAGCTTAA
- a CDS encoding barstar family protein yields MSKKFIIDGTKISSYEDFCREFSTNVLSGKHQWNGNLDAFNDILRGGFGDMEANEPLTIIWKGSSTLKGSLGYTETIKILEERLLKCHLTNVPRVKEELRLAKNSEGPTIFDWLHKVISNHKHIALILD; encoded by the coding sequence ATGAGTAAGAAATTCATCATTGATGGAACCAAAATCTCTAGTTATGAGGATTTTTGTAGAGAATTTTCAACTAATGTGTTATCAGGGAAGCATCAATGGAATGGCAATTTAGATGCCTTTAACGACATTTTAAGAGGCGGTTTTGGTGACATGGAGGCCAATGAACCTCTTACAATTATTTGGAAGGGTTCCAGCACTCTGAAAGGAAGTTTAGGGTACACTGAGACAATAAAAATACTTGAAGAGCGTTTATTAAAGTGTCACCTAACAAATGTTCCTCGTGTTAAAGAGGAACTCCGACTGGCCAAGAATAGCGAAGGACCGACCATATTTGATTGGCTGCACAAAGTTATATCTAATCACAAACATATCGCGTTAATCCTTGACTAA
- a CDS encoding SRPBCC family protein, which produces MDNNLNQSFEISITRVFDVPRELVFKAWTELGHFAKWWGPKGVTLEIVKMDARSGGEFLGIQTSPDGNQVMWTKFAYQEVVEPEKLAYIRSFSDDQGNTVRTPFSVSWPLEILNIITLEDDEGKTVLKLKGCPVNASVEEQEAYKGMAPKLQQDLEGTFDKLADYLAFLN; this is translated from the coding sequence ATGGATAACAATCTGAATCAATCGTTCGAAATTTCAATTACGCGTGTATTCGATGTCCCTCGCGAACTCGTATTTAAAGCATGGACAGAGCTCGGTCATTTCGCGAAATGGTGGGGACCAAAGGGGGTCACCCTCGAAATCGTTAAAATGGACGCTCGATCAGGTGGCGAGTTTTTAGGTATTCAAACGTCACCTGACGGAAATCAGGTTATGTGGACAAAATTTGCATACCAAGAGGTTGTTGAACCTGAGAAATTGGCTTATATCCGATCCTTTTCAGATGATCAAGGCAATACGGTCCGAACGCCTTTTAGCGTGAGTTGGCCACTTGAAATTCTGAATATCATAACGCTAGAAGATGACGAAGGTAAAACTGTATTAAAACTGAAAGGTTGCCCTGTGAACGCTTCAGTTGAGGAACAGGAAGCCTACAAAGGTATGGCTCCAAAGCTTCAACAAGATCTTGAGGGTACTTTCGATAAACTTGCCGACTATCTTGCCTTCCTGAATTAA
- a CDS encoding UPF0158 family protein, which yields MIKKPVNLDELVGEIEIGLDDTFTYIDVTTGEVITLTREEIRAAEDERPFEDFPEWQRENIERASCILEDEQGKFADFTLKNDYNEYELIEEFIKTVEDENINEALNAAINGKGAFRRFKDKIIEFGIDKQWYTYKENKIKEFVIEWCIEHDIEFQN from the coding sequence GTGATAAAGAAACCAGTCAATTTGGATGAATTAGTCGGAGAGATTGAAATTGGTTTAGATGATACGTTTACTTATATAGATGTTACGACAGGTGAAGTGATTACGTTAACTAGAGAAGAAATTCGAGCTGCTGAAGATGAACGGCCGTTTGAAGATTTTCCCGAATGGCAAAGAGAGAACATTGAAAGAGCAAGTTGCATACTCGAGGATGAGCAAGGGAAATTTGCGGACTTCACGTTAAAAAACGACTACAACGAATATGAACTCATAGAAGAGTTCATAAAGACTGTTGAAGATGAAAATATCAATGAAGCGCTAAATGCAGCAATTAATGGGAAGGGCGCATTTCGCAGATTTAAAGATAAAATAATAGAATTTGGCATTGATAAGCAATGGTACACCTACAAGGAAAACAAGATAAAGGAATTTGTGATTGAATGGTGTATCGAACATGATATTGAGTTCCAAAATTAA
- a CDS encoding VanZ family protein, whose amino-acid sequence MSQQRKIISTITIFYTMLILYFLFLAFGRVGAAERTTGYTFIFRPDDFFKLPSISDLLYPTLMDFVGFGNLAAFIPFGILIPLLYRITFVRFITLFFLSILVMETIQALTLLGSFDVNDAIRNSLGAAVGFGAYKLGVRSKNGWRNIAMTAISCMVLLLGLWGLCGIVDKTFTKEEGPFVAINELKDSSGNSSMGKKTNSFKISGQNVKPRYNMYGVEGENLKTFTYTYKEKFIFSLYYGIPDQTDYSGSIRVSVNGLEVMTGSGEDQRRYPELFPAICEIPIEAGSELTITIEGNEKIWDVGYRKMKFFWN is encoded by the coding sequence ATGTCACAACAACGTAAGATTATTTCTACCATAACCATATTCTATACAATGTTGATTCTTTATTTTTTATTTCTCGCTTTCGGTAGAGTAGGTGCTGCAGAGCGAACGACTGGCTACACTTTTATTTTCAGACCGGACGATTTCTTTAAGTTGCCAAGTATATCGGATCTTCTGTATCCTACCCTGATGGATTTTGTAGGATTTGGAAACCTCGCAGCCTTCATCCCTTTCGGAATATTGATTCCATTGTTATATCGGATCACCTTTGTTCGATTCATTACATTGTTCTTCCTGTCGATTCTCGTGATGGAAACCATACAGGCACTAACGTTGCTCGGCAGCTTCGATGTTAACGACGCCATTCGAAACTCATTAGGCGCAGCAGTCGGTTTTGGGGCATACAAGCTTGGTGTTCGCTCAAAAAACGGTTGGCGTAATATTGCGATGACCGCCATTTCCTGCATGGTTCTTTTATTAGGGTTATGGGGATTGTGTGGTATTGTAGATAAAACGTTCACTAAAGAAGAAGGTCCTTTTGTGGCGATAAACGAATTGAAGGACAGCTCCGGAAATTCATCAATGGGGAAAAAAACGAATAGCTTTAAAATTAGCGGTCAAAACGTAAAACCCCGCTATAATATGTATGGCGTTGAAGGTGAAAATTTAAAAACGTTTACGTACACGTATAAGGAGAAGTTTATTTTCTCCTTGTATTACGGAATACCCGATCAAACGGATTATTCCGGAAGCATCCGTGTTTCCGTCAATGGGCTCGAGGTAATGACCGGCTCTGGAGAGGATCAACGCCGTTATCCTGAACTGTTTCCGGCGATATGCGAGATTCCTATCGAAGCGGGGAGCGAGCTCACGATAACCATTGAGGGGAACGAAAAAATATGGGATGTTGGGTATAGAAAGATGAAATTTTTCTGGAACTGA